In Silene latifolia isolate original U9 population chromosome 3, ASM4854445v1, whole genome shotgun sequence, a single window of DNA contains:
- the LOC141646913 gene encoding protein translation factor SUI1 homolog 2 — translation MSDIDIQIPAAFDPFADANAENSGAGTKDYVHIRVQQRNGRKSLTTVQGLKKEFSYNKILKDLKKEFCCNGTVVQDPELGQVIQLQGDQRKNVSTFLVQAGIVKKEHIKIHGF, via the exons ATGTCTGACATTGACATCCAGATTCCCGCTGCTTTTG ATCCTTTTGCTGATGCAAATGCTGAGAACTCTGGTGCGGGGACAAAAGATTATGTGCACATCCGTGTACAACAGAGGAATGGTAGAAAGAGCCTGACAACTGTTCAAGGGTTGAAGAAAGAATTTAGCTataataaaattctcaaggaccTGAAGAAGGAGTTCTGCTGTAATGGTACCGTTGTTCAGGATCCAGAGCTAGGCCAGGTAATTCAGCTGCAAGGTGATCAGCGAAAGAATGTTTCTACCTTCCTGGTTCAG GCTGGGATTGTGAAGAAGGAGCACATAAAGATTCACGGTTTCTAA